The Lysinibacillus pakistanensis genome includes a window with the following:
- a CDS encoding sigma-70 family RNA polymerase sigma factor: protein MEFEIVQRAIRGDHQAILSLIEMDEEILFRMAFTYLKNEQDALDVMQDLVYKALKKMHTVKQHEYVRTWLVRVLINCCKDHLRKRQPTISIKEHHQVEWVIYSDMERLLEQLSLSEQQLVYMKYFQQLKNKEIAELNQIPEGTVKSKLHHILKKLRNFAGEKEDWL from the coding sequence ATGGAATTTGAAATCGTGCAGCGTGCTATTCGTGGGGATCATCAAGCGATACTTTCTCTTATTGAAATGGATGAAGAAATTTTATTTCGCATGGCTTTTACATATCTAAAAAATGAACAAGACGCTCTAGACGTGATGCAGGACCTGGTTTACAAGGCACTAAAAAAAATGCATACCGTTAAACAGCACGAATATGTCAGAACATGGCTCGTGCGCGTCTTAATCAATTGTTGTAAAGACCATTTACGAAAACGCCAACCAACCATTTCAATTAAGGAACATCATCAAGTTGAATGGGTCATCTACTCTGATATGGAGCGGTTATTGGAGCAATTATCCTTGTCGGAGCAGCAACTTGTCTATATGAAATATTTTCAGCAACTAAAAAACAAAGAAATTGCCGAGCTAAATCAAATTCCCGAAGGAACTGTAAAATCTAAGCTTCATCACATATTAAAGAAGCTTAGAAACTTCGCTGGAGAAAAGGAGGACTGGCTATGA
- a CDS encoding DUF4179 domain-containing protein, giving the protein MSKLPIDVPKEKLQQIRIDMFRKVQREKRAKKRIVSVAIASLFCLSLLFSIRVSPTIASHIAKIPGFEALVLAVGRDKGIKDIVDSDYYEEINVKQSKNGLSLTLQGVIADNTGLVLYYDADATFDMSKLHLEKVQLFQGDEEIKGGGSFTNKQSSQTRFSSSVNYSFSEPFAYTSKNFKVVFHFYEKDKGNIEIMIPFSLQNEIAKEKIITANRTVDVNGQKFTITQIRRSPLRTAIDIELDKANTMQILELEDIAVETENGERREGIKYGLSLGGDIRDGKFTLKLQSNYFHDSDSLKILIGAVHAVPKGEDFIEVDFGTKEVLTKPDYLDWDISVTQQGVAVAAKKWDDRTRHSFLNNAVKADGSKLKYTSGSFSDDEQYLYATENFENYDGKAKIYLNYYFNPIGKNIELNIPMQ; this is encoded by the coding sequence ATGAGTAAACTACCGATTGACGTTCCAAAGGAGAAACTTCAACAAATAAGGATAGATATGTTTCGTAAAGTTCAACGAGAAAAAAGAGCAAAGAAGCGCATTGTTTCGGTTGCAATAGCCTCTTTGTTTTGCCTAAGCCTTTTATTTTCAATTCGTGTTTCCCCTACGATTGCTAGCCATATTGCAAAAATACCGGGCTTTGAAGCACTTGTATTAGCGGTTGGAAGAGATAAAGGGATAAAAGATATTGTGGATAGTGACTACTATGAAGAAATCAATGTGAAGCAGTCTAAAAATGGCCTATCACTTACACTACAAGGCGTGATTGCAGATAATACGGGATTAGTACTTTACTATGACGCCGATGCAACATTTGATATGTCGAAATTACACTTGGAGAAAGTTCAATTGTTCCAAGGAGACGAAGAAATTAAAGGCGGGGGTTCATTTACAAACAAACAATCAAGTCAAACGCGCTTCTCTTCTTCAGTAAATTATAGTTTTTCAGAGCCTTTCGCTTATACTTCAAAGAATTTTAAAGTGGTTTTTCATTTCTATGAAAAAGATAAGGGGAACATTGAAATTATGATACCGTTTTCACTACAAAACGAAATCGCAAAGGAAAAAATTATTACTGCGAATCGTACTGTAGATGTCAATGGTCAGAAATTTACGATTACACAAATTCGCCGTTCACCACTAAGAACGGCAATCGATATTGAATTAGATAAAGCGAATACGATGCAAATTTTAGAGCTTGAAGATATTGCGGTCGAGACGGAAAATGGGGAGCGAAGAGAAGGCATTAAATATGGCTTGTCATTAGGTGGTGATATTCGCGACGGCAAATTCACGCTTAAGTTACAAAGTAATTATTTCCATGATTCAGATTCACTCAAAATATTAATTGGAGCTGTTCATGCCGTGCCAAAGGGCGAGGATTTTATCGAAGTTGATTTTGGCACAAAAGAAGTACTCACGAAGCCTGATTATTTGGATTGGGATATTTCTGTCACGCAGCAAGGTGTAGCAGTTGCTGCAAAGAAATGGGATGATAGGACGCGACATTCGTTTCTAAATAATGCTGTAAAAGCAGATGGCTCGAAGTTAAAATACACAAGTGGCTCTTTCTCGGATGATGAGCAGTACCTATATGCGACAGAGAACTTTGAAAATTATGATGGCAAAGCAAAAATATATTTAAACTATTACTTCAATCCTATTGGAAAAAATATTGAACTGAATATTCCAATGCAATAA